In Streptomyces seoulensis, the following are encoded in one genomic region:
- a CDS encoding RICIN domain-containing protein yields MASPRLLRRCLLAALSAALVGAAAVGPARADTAAAPAVAAATFSDSFDGPAGSAVDGSKWTLETGDNVNNHERQYYTSGTKNAALDGQGHLVITAKRENPANYQCWYGSCQYTSARLNTSGKFNAQYGHVEARMKIPRGQGMWPAFWMLGTPVNWPDSGEIDVMENVGFEPSTVHGTIHGPGYSGSGGIGAGYSLPNGQAFADAFHTYAVDWAPDSITWTVDGNVYQRRTPADLGGKTWVFNKPFFLILNLAVGGYWPGDPDGSTQFPAQLVVDSVSVTTSGGSTGGKAIRGLAGKCADVAAANSANGTPVQLYDCNGSAAQQWTVGSDGTIRALGKCLDLKDNGTADGTPLQLWDCAGGPNQKWVVSSANDIVNPQADKCLDVTGANSANGTRLQLWTCNGTAAQKWTVG; encoded by the coding sequence ATGGCATCCCCACGCCTGCTCCGCAGATGCCTCCTTGCCGCTCTCTCCGCCGCGCTGGTCGGCGCGGCGGCCGTCGGTCCCGCCAGGGCCGATACGGCCGCCGCCCCGGCCGTCGCGGCGGCGACGTTCTCGGACTCCTTCGACGGCCCGGCGGGCTCCGCCGTCGACGGCTCCAAGTGGACGCTGGAGACCGGAGACAACGTCAACAACCATGAGCGGCAGTACTACACCTCGGGCACCAAGAACGCGGCGCTGGACGGCCAGGGCCATCTGGTCATCACGGCCAAGCGTGAGAACCCCGCGAACTACCAGTGCTGGTACGGCAGTTGCCAGTACACCTCGGCCCGGCTGAACACCTCGGGCAAGTTCAACGCGCAGTACGGGCATGTCGAGGCGCGGATGAAGATCCCGCGCGGGCAGGGCATGTGGCCCGCGTTCTGGATGCTGGGCACGCCGGTGAACTGGCCGGACTCGGGCGAGATCGACGTGATGGAGAACGTCGGCTTCGAGCCCTCCACCGTGCACGGCACCATCCACGGCCCCGGCTACTCCGGCTCGGGCGGCATCGGCGCGGGCTACTCGCTGCCGAACGGGCAGGCGTTCGCGGACGCCTTCCACACCTACGCGGTCGACTGGGCGCCGGACTCCATCACCTGGACGGTGGACGGCAACGTCTACCAGCGGCGCACCCCGGCCGACCTCGGCGGCAAGACCTGGGTGTTCAACAAGCCGTTCTTCCTCATCCTGAACCTCGCGGTCGGCGGCTACTGGCCCGGTGACCCGGACGGCTCGACCCAGTTCCCGGCGCAGCTCGTCGTGGACTCGGTGTCGGTGACCACCAGCGGCGGCTCGACGGGCGGCAAGGCCATCCGGGGCCTGGCCGGCAAGTGCGCGGACGTGGCCGCGGCGAACTCCGCCAACGGCACCCCCGTACAGCTCTACGACTGCAACGGTTCGGCCGCCCAGCAGTGGACGGTCGGCTCGGACGGCACGATACGGGCGCTCGGCAAGTGCCTGGACCTCAAGGACAACGGCACGGCGGACGGCACCCCCCTGCAACTGTGGGACTGCGCGGGCGGCCCCAACCAGAAATGGGTGGTGTCCTCGGCCAACGACATCGTCAATCCACAGGCCGACAAGTGCCTGGACGTGACGGGCGCCAACTCGGCCAACGGCACCCGCCTCCAGCTCTGGACCTGCAACGGCACCGCCGCCCAGAAGTGGACCGTGGGCTGA
- a CDS encoding VanZ family protein has product MARTALRLPTVLRTPLRRGRLEKTEPEPVVEPERVTEPAPVAERRPLPLPIRLPIMLLAFIFMVAFAIALARITLEPSPASEALTHSNLRPGNSLKAYFDYGTVRDTLKQIGGNVLLGVPFGVLVPVLAPRARGVLQVLFLTALVMLMVELTQGALITGRAFDIDDVILNTTGALLGWLLLGRRLGRAVHARRPKVVAD; this is encoded by the coding sequence ATGGCCCGTACCGCCCTTCGCCTGCCGACCGTACTGCGCACCCCTTTGCGGCGGGGGCGCCTGGAGAAGACCGAGCCGGAGCCGGTCGTCGAGCCGGAGCGGGTCACCGAGCCGGCGCCGGTGGCGGAGCGCAGGCCGCTGCCACTGCCGATCCGGCTGCCGATCATGCTGCTGGCGTTCATCTTCATGGTGGCGTTCGCCATCGCGCTGGCCCGGATCACCCTGGAGCCGTCGCCCGCGTCGGAGGCGCTGACGCACAGCAACCTGCGGCCGGGCAACTCCCTGAAGGCGTACTTCGACTACGGCACGGTGCGCGACACCCTGAAGCAGATCGGCGGCAACGTCCTGCTGGGCGTGCCGTTCGGCGTGCTGGTGCCGGTGCTGGCTCCCCGCGCGCGGGGCGTGCTCCAGGTCCTGTTCCTGACCGCACTGGTGATGCTGATGGTGGAGCTGACCCAGGGCGCGCTGATCACCGGGCGGGCCTTCGACATCGACGACGTCATCCTCAACACCACCGGCGCGCTGCTGGGCTGGCTGCTGCTGGGGCGCCGGCTGGGACGGGCGGTGCACGCGCGACGGCCCAAGGTGGTGGCGGACTGA
- a CDS encoding PHP domain-containing protein: MEPVAALDRIAFLLERSLAPTYRVRAFRTAARVLKDLPGDEIARRVSTGTLQTLKGIGPKTAKVVEEAVAGQTPAYLRSLEEEAGGPLTADGGEELRALLRGDCHTHSDWSDGGSTVEEMGWAAAELGHEWTALTDHSPRLTVARGLSPERLREQLDLVEALNERWAPFRLLTGIECDILDDGSLDQEPELLDRLDVVVVSVHSKLRMDAAAMTRRMVAAVSDPHADVLGHCTGRLVTGRGRPESAFDADEVFAACAEAGTAVEINSRPERLDPPRRLLRRAVDAGTLFSVDTDAHAPGQLDWQILGCARAEECGVPAGRVVNTWTADQLLDWTREGRVPTP; the protein is encoded by the coding sequence ATGGAACCCGTCGCGGCGCTGGACCGGATCGCCTTCCTGCTGGAGCGCTCGCTCGCGCCCACCTATCGAGTGCGGGCGTTCCGCACGGCCGCGCGCGTACTGAAGGACCTCCCCGGGGACGAGATCGCCCGGCGGGTCTCGACGGGGACGCTCCAGACGCTGAAGGGCATCGGCCCGAAGACCGCGAAGGTGGTCGAGGAGGCGGTGGCCGGTCAGACGCCCGCCTATCTGCGCTCGCTGGAGGAGGAGGCCGGGGGCCCACTGACGGCGGACGGCGGCGAGGAGCTGCGGGCGCTGCTGCGCGGCGACTGCCACACCCACTCGGACTGGTCGGACGGCGGCAGCACCGTCGAGGAGATGGGCTGGGCGGCCGCCGAGCTGGGCCACGAGTGGACCGCGCTCACCGACCACTCCCCCCGGCTCACCGTGGCCCGCGGCCTCTCCCCCGAGCGGCTGCGCGAGCAGCTCGACCTCGTCGAGGCGCTGAACGAGCGCTGGGCGCCGTTCCGGCTGCTCACCGGTATCGAGTGCGACATCCTGGACGACGGCTCGCTGGACCAGGAGCCGGAGCTGCTGGACCGGCTGGACGTCGTGGTGGTGTCGGTGCACTCCAAGCTGAGGATGGACGCGGCCGCGATGACCCGCCGGATGGTGGCCGCCGTCTCCGACCCGCACGCCGACGTGCTGGGCCACTGCACCGGCCGGCTGGTCACCGGGCGCGGGCGGCCCGAGTCGGCCTTCGACGCGGACGAGGTGTTCGCCGCGTGCGCCGAGGCGGGCACCGCAGTCGAGATCAACAGCCGCCCGGAGCGGCTGGACCCGCCGCGACGGCTGCTGCGCAGGGCGGTGGACGCCGGGACGCTGTTCTCCGTGGACACCGACGCGCACGCGCCGGGCCAGCTGGACTGGCAGATCCTGGGCTGTGCCCGCGCCGAGGAGTGCGGGGTGCCTGCCGGGCGGGTGGTGAACACCTGGACGGCGGACCAGCTGCTGGACTGGACCCGGGAGGGGCGCGTGCCCACGCCGTGA